A part of Rhinoderma darwinii isolate aRhiDar2 chromosome 1, aRhiDar2.hap1, whole genome shotgun sequence genomic DNA contains:
- the LOC142727170 gene encoding TOG array regulator of axonemal microtubules protein 1-like, producing the protein MREADLFGCSSVTSSSDSETSDVSSIWNSMKKKYSLGDNFSDYKDMVAKRVLDRLNHKLQLGNPEKHPASGDCGRKLGCPLPITPEPPKWPKKVTAKEATKNIDQGDKCVAAAAKTVDYLRNKSYKDNSLQVYPARTLPKIRPVSTVQYKNSQIHPWDQHDEPPAPEKTSVLPPIGPSSSHHDIQNHVATNNKRLKELSQPKMAVAEALSLLEDSDWKKKIRGIDTILSLISFHREAALLLIRQLRTAVMKEVTNLRSAVSLAAIKCLDMMFSTLQTQMDCDLHQTVRVLLQKAGESNTFIREAVDSALSSMVDNVSPGHALTALIEGGLCHKNSTVRSTTVKHLAGLVDRMGPEFFLSGRKGITDRAIPAVAKSVQDRCPEARLYGREILSSLAPHPRLGTMLAKYVPLKNLPAIKLLLKKCPN; encoded by the coding sequence ATGAGGGAGGCAGACTTATTTGGCTGTAGCTCAGTAACATCCAGCTCAGATTCTGAAACCTCAGACGTATCTTCCATCTGGAATAGCATGAAGAAGAAGTACAGCCTAGGTGACAACTTCTCTGACTACAAGGACATGGTGGCTAAGAGAGTGCTGGACAGGCTGAACCACAAACTTCAATTGGGAAACCCTGAAAAACATCCGGCATCTGGTGACTGTGGAAGAAAACTGGGTTGTCCCCTCCCTATCACCCCGGAACCACCTAAATGGCCAAAAAAAGTCACAGCAAAAGAGGCCACCAAGAATATTGACCAAGGAGATAAGTGTGTGGCGGCAGCGGCAAAGACCGTGGACTACCTCAGGAATAAGTCCTATAAGGATAATTCTCTCCAGGTATATCCAGCGAGAACTTTGCCAAAAATAAGGCCTGTGAGTACGGTGCAGTATAAGAATTCCCAGATACATCCATGGGACCAGCATGATGAGCCTCCTGCACCTGAGAAGACATCAGTATTACCACCCATAGGACCATCATCGAGTCATCATGACATACAAAACCACGTGGCAACCAACAATAAACGACTAAAGGAACTGTCCCAGCCCAAGATGGCGGTTGCTGAGGCCCTGAGCCTACTGGAAGATTCGGACTGGAAAAAAAAGATCAGAGGGATTGACACCATCTTGTCCCTGATATCCTTCCATCGTGAAGCTGCTCTACTACTAATAAGACAACTGAGGACTGCAGTAATGAAGGAAGTGACCAACCTGAGATCTGCAGTGTCCCTAGCAGCTATCAAGTGCCTGGACATGATGTTCTCAACATTGCAGACACAAATGGACTGCGACCTCCACCAAACTGTCCGGGTGTTGCTACAAAAGGCCGGAGAATCCAACACCTTCATCCGAGAAGCAGTGGACAGCGCTCTGTCATCCATGGTGGATAATGTCAGCCCAGGCCACGCTCTGACAGCCCTAATAGAGGGAGGACTCTGCCATAAGAACAGCACAGTGAGATCCACCACAGTCAAACATCTCGCAGGTTTGGTGGACAGAATGGGCCCAGAGTTTTTTCTGTCTGGAAGAAAAGGCATCACAGACAGGGCAATACCAGCTGTAGCCAAATCTGTGCAGGATCGATGCCCAGAAGCCAGGCTGTATGGCAGGGAAATCCTGAGCAGTCTAGCTCCACACCCTAGACTGGGCACAATGCTAGCAAAGTATGTGCCCCTTAAAAACTTACCAGCCATAAAGCTCCTGCTGAAAAAATGTCCCAACTAA